From the genome of Pseudarthrobacter sp. NIBRBAC000502772:
ATCATTGTGGGAACGTCGGAGCGCGGCCTGACCCACCGGATCTCCGAGATGCTCAACGGATCTGTGGGACTCTGGCTGACGCACCATCAAAGCCGGCCGGTGCTGGTGGTTCCCTACCGGAGGCCGGCGCATCAGGACGATGCCTGAGCCGTTACCTGAGCCGGCGGCCTCGCCCCACCCGGGGCGGTTTCGGGTGACCGAAATAATAAAGCGAAAGTAGTTATTCGAGGTGGTAGCGGAGGGCTGTACCGGCAAGTAAGCTAATTCAAGCAGAACGATCCGGCCGCAGTGGCCGGGTGAATCTGCCCAAATGCTGCTCCGGAGTGCGTATCCCCCAATAACGCACTCCGGAGCTTTTTTGTGCCCTCCCAGAGCCGCACCCACCCAACCTCGTGGCGCTCATCTCCGAATGGATACCCCCAGGGGGTACTTGCCATATACCCCTGCGGGGTATATGTTGGCAGTATGGAAGCTTCGCTGGAAACCTTGACCACACACGCCGGCGCTGATCCGGCGCCTCCGCATGGCTACACCGCCAACAAGGAGGCATACCTGCGCAGGCTCAAGCGCATCGAGGGCCAGGTCCGCGGGATCGCCCGGATGGTGGATGAGGACAAATACTGCATCGACATCCTGACCCAGGTCGCCGCGGCCACCAAGGCCCTGCACGCCGTGAGCCTGGGACTTGTGGAAGAGCACATCGGCCACTGCGTGGTGGGCGCCGCCGGGGAGCCCGATCCGGCCCTTCGCGCTGAGGCCATAGACGCCAAAGTCAGGGAAGCCACAGCGGCCATCGGCCGCCTCCTGCGCTGACCAACTACCACTAACCACCCATTCACGGCCGGCCACCGCCGGCCCCTTCGAAGGAGCCAGCCATGAGCACCGCCTCCACCACCGTCAACGTGTCCGGCATGACCTGCGGCCACTGCGTTTCGTCCGTCAGCGAGGAACTTGAATCGCTCGCAGGGGTTGAAACGGTCGACGTCGAACTCAACGCCGGCGGCATTTCCACCGTCACCATCACCTCAACCCAGGAACTGTCGCCGTCCGAGATCGGCGAGGCAGTAGCCGAAGCCGGCTACCTGGTTGTTGCCAACGACGCGTAACGCTGTCCGATCGGGGGATCCCACATGAGTACAGACCATCTCCATCACCAGCCCCAAAGCAGGGTAGTTGAACTGGACATTGAGGGCATGACCTGTGCCTCCTGTGTGAACCGCGTGGAAAAGAAGCTGGGCAAGCTCGACGGCGTCGAAGCCTCCGTCAACCTCCCGCTGGAGTCCGCCCACGTCACGGTCCCGGCCGGCATCACGGACCAGCAAATAGTGGACACAGTCAACGCCACAGGCTACAAAGCAACGGTCCGCCTCCCGCGCTACCCGAGCCAAAGCCACCCCCACGCCGACGAGCACCACGCCGACGAGCTCGACGTGCCGCCCGCAAGCGGCGACGTCGGGGGCATGCGGCAGCATGCGTCTAAGCGAGGCACGAGCGAGCATGCAGAGCATGTGGCCGGTGGCGGCGCGGAAGGTGACCACGCGACCCACGAAGGCACCGCTGGCACCCACGACCACATGAAGCACGGCGGAACCTCGGCCCAGCTGCGCCCGCGCCTGATCGTGGCCGCGATACTGACGCTCCCGGTCCTCGCGATTTCGATGGTTCCGGCCGCGCAGTTTCCCAACTGGGGCTGGGTAGCCGGGGCCTTGGCGCTTCCAGTGGTCAGCTGGGCGGCCTGGCCCTTCCACCGCGCGGCGGCCGTCAATGCGCGCCACCTGGCGTCCACCATGGACACACTGGTGTCGATCGGCGTCGCCGCCGCCTACCTGTTCAGCCTCTGGCAACTGGTCCTGGATCCCCGGATGACCGAGCACCTGGCCATGGAGGGGATGGAGTCCGGCGGCCTCTACTTCGA
Proteins encoded in this window:
- a CDS encoding metal-sensitive transcriptional regulator, producing MEASLETLTTHAGADPAPPHGYTANKEAYLRRLKRIEGQVRGIARMVDEDKYCIDILTQVAAATKALHAVSLGLVEEHIGHCVVGAAGEPDPALRAEAIDAKVREATAAIGRLLR
- a CDS encoding heavy-metal-associated domain-containing protein; amino-acid sequence: MSTASTTVNVSGMTCGHCVSSVSEELESLAGVETVDVELNAGGISTVTITSTQELSPSEIGEAVAEAGYLVVANDA